One genomic segment of Candidatus Methylacidiphilales bacterium includes these proteins:
- a CDS encoding response regulator transcription factor: MEMNDKITVVALDRNPKTHPLFKLNICEKTLILFAKNYHDLAKKVLDIIPSCILIDLGNPEIKNIAAVHETRKETLSPLIAYNDVTNEDEMISSINSGADLYLKRDISAQEWLARISALVRRSRIEHQAKDHIIRLSDNLAINISKNIVIKDGVTLPLRSKERDVLLYLMKNANRYVPIEEILANVWGYLKTDKPEYVRLYVTYLRKKLEPDPSKPQYLLTDKGVGYMLKGIGSKTRKVIGQTY, translated from the coding sequence ATGGAAATGAACGATAAAATTACCGTTGTGGCTTTAGATCGTAATCCCAAAACACATCCCTTGTTCAAACTTAATATCTGTGAAAAGACGTTGATTTTATTCGCCAAGAACTATCATGATTTAGCAAAAAAGGTATTAGATATTATCCCGTCTTGCATTCTGATAGATTTAGGGAATCCGGAGATTAAAAATATCGCAGCCGTCCACGAAACAAGAAAAGAAACATTATCGCCATTAATTGCATACAACGATGTAACGAATGAGGATGAGATGATATCTTCTATTAATTCAGGCGCTGATTTATATCTTAAACGAGATATCAGCGCCCAAGAATGGTTGGCAAGAATTTCAGCGTTAGTTCGAAGATCCAGAATCGAACATCAAGCTAAAGATCATATCATTCGGTTGAGTGATAATCTCGCTATTAATATAAGCAAAAATATCGTGATAAAAGACGGCGTCACTCTTCCGCTAAGAAGTAAAGAAAGAGATGTGTTACTCTATCTAATGAAAAATGCTAACAGGTATGTCCCAATAGAGGAAATTTTAGCTAACGTCTGGGGATATTTAAAAACAGATAAACCCGAGTATGTGCGTCTATACGTGACTTATCTCAGAAAAAAACTTGAACCCGACCCTTCGAAGCCTCAATATTTATTAACAGACAAGGGAGTTGGATATATGCTCAAGGGCATTGGGTCCAAAACTAGAAAAGTGATAGGACAGACTTATTAA